A single Lolium perenne isolate Kyuss_39 chromosome 6, Kyuss_2.0, whole genome shotgun sequence DNA region contains:
- the LOC127308796 gene encoding glutamate receptor 3.1 produces the protein MEIAFLMPLVLSLLLFPNSICRSLAARPPVVNIGSILQLNSTTGGVSEVAIHAALEDINSDPTVLNGTTLNVLMKDASCLDGFLGMVQALQFMETDAIAIIGPQCSTIAHIISYVANELRVPLMSFASDATLSSIQFPFFVRTAPSDLYQMAAVAAVVDYNRWKIVTAVYIDDDYGRNGIAALDDALTAKRCKISYKVGFPANAKNSDLINLLVSVSYVESRVIILHTGAAPGLRLFSMANRLNMMGNGYVWIATDWLSAYLDSNSSVPADIIYGMQGVLTLRPHIPNSKMKSSLVSKWSRQSKKYNHSDLRLSSYGFQVYDSVWALAHALDAFFDDGGRISFSNDSRLRDATGGTLHLEAMSIFDMGNKLREKIRKVNFTGVSGKVQFDASGDLIRPAYDIINILGNGMRTIGFWSNYSGLLSTIPPEDLYSKPPNVSLANERLYDVIWPGETAQRPRGWVFPSNAKELRIGVPNRFSFREFVTKDNVTGSMKGYCIDVFTQALALLPYPVTYKFVPFGSGTENPHYDKLVQMIESNEFDGAIGDVAITMNRTVIADFTQPFIETGLVILSPVKKHITTSWAFLQPFTLEMWCITGVFFLVVGVVVWVLEHRINDEFRGSPRQQMITIFWFSFSTLFFAHRENTMSTLGRGVLLIWLFVVLIIQSSYTASLTSILTVQQLDTSIRGIDDLKNSDDPVGFQVGSFAQEYMVKELNISRSRLRPLGSPQQYAEALKLGPKKGGVMAIIDERPYVELFLSSYCKIAVAGSDFTSRGWGFAFPRDSPLQVDLSTAILSLSENGELQRIHDKWLKTGECATDTNEFIDSNQLRLESFWGLFLICGVACILALLIYFGIMLRKYLRHEPKKSLRRFISFVDDKEPPKNRKKRSQSLPASSTGSLSALDIERPARPVRSGSVIDIES, from the exons ATGGAGATAGCTTTTCTCATGCCGTTGGTTCTGTCCCTTCTTCTGTTCCCTAATAGCATCTGCCGGAGCTTAGCTGCAAGGCCTCCTGTTGTGAATATTGGGTCCATTCTTCAATTGAACTCCACCACTGGAGGTGTTTCGGAGGTTGCCATCCATGCTGCCTTGGAGGATATCAACTCTGATCCGACAGTTTTGAATGGAACTACATTAAATGTTCTAATGAAGGATGCAAGTTGCTTAGATGGTTTCCTTGGCATGGTTCAAG CTTTGCAGTTCATGGAGACTGATGCTATTGCAATCATTGGCCCCCAGTGCTCCACAATTGCTCATATCATCTCATATGTTGCAAATGAGCTCCGGGTCCCTTTAATGTCATTTGCGTCTGATGCAACTCTTTCATCGATACAGTTCCCTTTCTTTGTTAGGACTGCTCCTAGTGATCTCTATCAAATGGCGGCTGTGGCAGCAGTTGTTGACTACAACAGGTGGAAGATAGTCACTgctgtatacattgatgatgattATGGTCgaaatggtattgctgctttggaTGATGCACTTACAGCAAAGCGCTGCAAAATCTCCTACAAGGTTGGGTTTCCTGCCAATGCTAAAAATAGTGACCTCATAAATTTGTTAGTCAGTGTCAGTTATGTGGAGTCTCGTGTTATCATCCTCCATACTGGTGCTGCACCTGGACTCAGGCTTTTCTCTATGGCGAACCGGCTAAACATGATGGGCAATGGCTATGTATGGATTGCAACTGACTGGCTTTCTGCTTATCTTGATTCCAATTCATCTGTTCCTGCTGACATTATATATGGGATGCAAGGTGTTCTTACTTTAAGGCCACACATCCCCAACTCAAAGATGAAGAGTAGTTTGGTCTCCAAGTGGAGCAGGCAAAGTAAGAAGTACAACCATAGTGATCTTCGTTTAAGTTCCTATGGTTTTCAAGTTTATGATAGCGTGTGGGCATTAGCTCATGCTCTGGATGCCTTCTTCGATGATGGTGGGAGGATTTCCTTTTCAAACGACTCAAGGTTGCGTGATGCAACTGGGGGAACTCTTCACCTTGAAGCAATGAGTATTTTTGACATGGGAAATAAATTACGTGAGAAGATTAGAAAGGTAAACTTCACTGGGGTGTCTGGGAAAGTACAATTTGATGCTTCTGGTGACCTCATTCGTCCTGCATATGACATCATAAACATCCTCGGTAATGGCATGCGGACAATTGGTTTTTGGTCAAATTATTCTGGTTTGTTATCAACCATCCCTCCAGAGGATCTATATTCAAAGCCTCCTAATGTTTCCCTAGCCAATGAACGTTTGTACGATGTTATTTGGCCTGGGGAAACTGCACAGAGACCTCGAGGCTGGGTTTTTCCTTCTAATGCCAAGGAGTTGAGAATTGGTGTTCCCAACAGATTCAGCTTCAGAGAGTTTGTCACGAAAGACAATGTTACTGGGTCAATGAAGGGCTATTGCATCGATGTCTTTACTCAGGCATTGGCTCTGCTTCCTTATCCAGTTACATACAAGTTTGTACCTTTTGGGAGTGGTACTGAAAATCCTCATTATGACAAACTCGTACAGATGATTGAATCAAAT GAGTTTGATGGAGCTATAGGAGATGTCGCAATCACCATGAACCGGACAGTGATTGCTGATTTCACCCAGCCGTTCATTGAAACAGGCTTGGTTATCTTGTCTCCGGTTAAAAAGCATATTACAACGTCCTGGGCATTTTTGCAGCCATTTACATTGGAGATGTGGTGTATTACAGGGGTGTTCTTTCTTGTTGTGGGTGTGGTTGTTTGGGTTCTTGAACATCGAATCAATGATGAATTCCGCGGTTCACCACGACAACAAATGATAACTATTTTCTG GTTCAGCTTTTCAACTTTATTCTTTGCGCACA GAGAAAACACGATGAGCACCTTAGGGCGTGGTGTCCTGCTCATATGGTTATTTGTTGTTTTGATCATTCAATCCAGCTACACTGCGAGTCTTACTTCCATTCTGACCGTGCAACAACTTGATACTTCTATAAGAGGAATTGATGACCTGAAAAATAGCGATGATCCTGTTGGTTTTCAAGTGGGTTCTTTTGCACAAGAATACATGGTCAAGGAACTAAACATATCACGTTCAAGGTTAAGACCTCTCGGTTCTCCCCAACAATACGCTGAAGCCCTCAAGCTAGGCCCTAAGAAAGGAGGCGTTATGGCCATTATCGATGAGCGACCCTATGTCGAACTGTTCTTGTCAAGTTACTGCAAGATTGCAGTAGCTGGCTCAGATTTCACCAGCAGAGGATGGGGCTTT GCATTTCCAAGGGACTCCCCTTTGCAAGTAGACCTGTCCACCGCGATCCTGTCACTTTCAGAGAACGGGGAGCTGCAGCGGATCCACGACAAGTGGCTCAAGACAGGCGAGTGCGCGACTGACACCAACGAGTTCATCGACTCGAATCAGCTCCGCCTGGAGAGCTTCTGGGGCCTGTTTCTCATCTGCGGTGTGGCGTGCATCCTCGCACTACTCATCTACTTCGGCATCATGCTACGCAAATACCTGAGACACGAGCCAAAGAAGAGCCTCCGAAGATTTATCTCGTTCGTCGATGACAAGGAGCCGCCAAAGAACAGGAAGAAGCGGTCCCAGAGCCTGCCTGCGAGCTCGACAGGCAGCCTTTCTGCTCTTGACATCGAGAGGCCTGCGAGGCCAGTTAGGAGTGGCAGTGTTATTGATATAGAAAGCTAG
- the LOC127308798 gene encoding peptidyl-prolyl cis-trans isomerase FKBP18, chloroplastic, translating to MSPPPSMAPSALPSRTFHRPPLPSPAPPTPPPPRETAVACRLSRRRVAAQLLLSAGFLTAVCPLPALAARRGRQTVRPEDYASTPEGLKYYDLVEGKGPTAEKGSTVQVHFDCIYRSITVVSSREAKLLAGNRSIAQPYVFTVGSLPGKERKRDFADTANGLYSAQASPKPPAAMYMITEGMKVGGKRRVIVPPELGYAKKGLNEIPPDASFELNIELLQVIPPAEN from the exons ATGTCTCCTCCGCCGTCGATGGCTCCCTCGGCActgccttctagaaccttccaccgGCCCCCGCTTCCCTCCCCTGCTCCCCCTACGCCGCCTCCTCCGAGGGAGACGGCCGTGGCATGCCGCCTCTCCCGGCGGAGGGTGGCCGCGCAGCTCCTCCTCTCGGCCGGCTTCCTCACCGCCGTCTGCCCGCTGCCAGCGCTCGCCGCAAGGAGGGGCCGCCAGACCGTACGGCCAGAGGATTACGCGTCTACAC CTGAGGGCTTGAAGTACTATGATCTTGTCGAAGGGAAGGGCCCAACTGCTGAGAAGGGGTCAACTGTTCAG GTGCATTTCGACTGCATATACCGGAGCATCACGGTGGTGTCGAGCCGCGAAGCGAAGCTCCTAGCAGGGAACCGGAGCATCGCGCAG CCTTACGTGTTCACTGTCGGATCGCTGCCTGGGAAAGAGCGGAAGCGGGACTTCGCGGACACCGCCAACGGGCTGTACTCCGCACAGGCTTCGCCAAAGCCTCCCGCGGCTATGTACATGATAACCGAGGGGATGAAAGTAGGGGGAAAG AGGAGGGTCATTGTTCCCCCGGAGCTCGGATATGCGAAAAAGGGCTTGAACGAGATACCG CCTGATGCTAGTTTTGAACTGAATATAGAGCTCTTGCAAGTGATCCCTCCTGCAGAAAATTGA